Below is a genomic region from Campylobacter geochelonis.
TTCATCTTTTTTTATTTGTTCTTTTCTCAATTCACGAACATTTTGAGAACGTAAAGCCGTGCAAAGTCCCATTATAAGGGCTTCTCGAACAACTATATTGTGTTTATAATTATAAATTGTGTCAATTACAAATTTAAGATGTGCTAAATTTTGAGGGTCGAGATAGCCGTGTCCGTCGCTTTTTTTAAGTGTATAGTGGTCTTTCCAATTTTCATCTCCTATAGGGTTAGTTTCAATAAATTTGCGAATTTTTGCAAATTTTAAAACATCTCTAATTAAATTAAACAATTCTTTTACAGTATCGTGTTTTTTGTTAGCATACAAGCGGTCAAAAATTTCAATGATTTGTGAGTGCGACAACGATTTTATGGGCTTTTCGTAATAGTTAAAAAAATGCAGCATTTGTGATTTTTTCTTTTTAACTGTTTTGTCACTGTTTTCGGCACATTTGAATTTTAAGTATAGCTCAAATACCGATTTTAGCGACATTTGGGAGCTGTTTTTAGCTTCGGTTTTGATTGAATTTAAGGCTTCTATTGCTTGCTTGAAATTCATATCAGGAAAGCTTCCAAGCACCTTAAAAACCCCATTTTTAGCAAGATAGAAAGTCTTGTTATATTTTTTTGTTTTTTTCTTTAGTTTTTTAATTCGGATTTCAAGGTTTGCGACTGGGCGCTCTTTATAAATTCCATTATAGCCGAGTGGCAACGTAAACTCGGATAATATTCTGTCTGGATGGATATTCCAGCCTGAACGTTCGGTTAGGGGGGTTATTTCATTCATACTTCATACTCCGTTTTTTTAGTTCGTGTATAAGTAATTATATGAATTTTTTTAAGTTGCTCGATTTTTTGCTAAAAAAAGGTATCTTTTTTAAAAAAGTACCTTTTTAAATACCGCTTTTGACTTTTTTTTCGGAAATTCAAGTATATAATCATTGGTTTTGTATAGCTAAGTAAAAACTAAGCAAACCAACGGTATTACTTGAGTTTGTAAAGGTTTTTTTTGTGTTAAAAAGCTGGATAATTACGTGTAATGGTGCCCGGAGCCGGAATCGAACCGGCACGGGGTTGCCCCCGCCAGATTTTGAGTCTGGTGCGTCTACCAATTTCACCACCCGGGCAATGGTTAATAAACTATAATTATACAGTTCTTTTCTTAAAATTTATATAAATTTTAAGAAAACTCAAAATTTACTTAGTAAATTTTGAAAAATATCTCGCAAAAATATCTCGCAAAAATATCTCGCAAAAATATCTCGCAAAAATATCTCGCAAAAATATCTCGCAAAAATATCTCGCAAAAATATCTCGCAAAAATATCTCGCAAAAATATCTCGCAAAAATATCTCGCAAAAATATCTCGCAAAAATATCTCGCAAAAATATCTCGCAAAAATATCTCGCAAAAATATCTCGCAAAAATATCTCGCAAAAATATCTCGCAAAAATATCTCGCAAAAATATCTCGCAAAAATATCTCGCAAAAATATCTCGCAAAAATATCTCGCAAAAATATCTCGCAAAAATATCTCGCAAAAATATCTCGCAAAAATATCTCGCAAAAATATCTAAGTGTAAATTTTAAAACAAATTTTTTCCTAAGCTTTGAGTAGCTGTTTTTTTAAATATTATTAAATTTTATAATTATTTTAACGCGAGCGCATTTTTTCTTATTTACTTTTTGATATCAAAACGCCAGCAAATATAATCAAGAAAATTCCTATAAATGCTATGCCATCTGGAAAAACATCACCTAAAAACCAGCCAAAAAGCATAGAAAAAGGTATGTTTGCATAGCTTACAGGCGCGACGATTCCAGCTTTGCTTACGCCATAACTTTTAGTCATATAAACTTGAGCGATTGTAGCAAAAAAGCCCATTCCTGCGATGTATAATATATCAAATTTAGTTGGCATCACAAAAGGCGAGAGCATAAAATCAAGACTTTGGTTTTGATAAATTTCAGCTAAAAGCATTAAAAAAAGAGGTCCAGCACTTCCAACTATCATAAAAGAAAGCACTATTGAGCGAGTGTCGTAGTATTTCTTAAGCTCTCTAATGCTCGTATAGGCAAGCCCTCCACCAAGCCCACTAAATATACCTAAAAGATCTGTTTTTGAAAAGCCGATGTCTGGTTTAACAAATAAAATAAGCCCAAAAAAACCTACCAAAATTGCCATCCAGCCGATACTTCCGATTCTCTCTTTTAAAAAAATATAAGCAAACATAGCTGTAAATATAGGTGAAGTTTGAGAAAAAATCATAGCATTTGCAAGCGGGATATTTGCTATGTTATAAAAAAATGCAAGCAGAGCCAAAAAGCCGATAAAACCCCGTAAAAAAAGTAAAAATGGCTTTCCGCCAACGCTTTTAAGCGGAGATTTTACAACGCTTATGTAGATTAGCGCTACGCCTATAAGATTTCTAAAAAATACAACTTCAAGCGAGCTTAAATTTTGGCTTAAAAGTTTTGAGAAAACTCCCATTACAGCAAAGCAAAGTGCTGAAATCAGCATATATATAACGCCTATATTTATATTTTTAAACATCGTAAGCTTTTGAGTTAAATTTAAAAAGTCAGTTTATTAAATTTAGTATAAATTTAAAAGAGGCGACGCAAGATACGCCGCCATTAGATTATTTCTTTTTAGCAGGTTTTTTTGCTTTTGCAGAAACTGCATCTTTAAGTTGTTTTCCAACTCTGAATTTGACAACTTTTGTAGCTGGTGATTTATAAGTTTTATTTGTGCCAGGAACTTTGCCTTCTCTAGCTGCTCTTTCAGCGATAGCAAAAGATCCAAAACCGATAAAACTAACTATTTCGCCTTTTACTAAAGATTCGCGGATTGAATCTAAAGTAGCATCAACTACCTTTAGTGTGTCTTTTTTTGATAGTCCAGCTTTTTCAGCAACCAATTGAATGAATTCAGCTTTTTTCATGAAGCATCCTTTAAAATAAGTTTTGTGATACCATTCTACAATACTTTTATAAAAAAAACAATACTTTTTTTTCAAAAAATCCCCTAAAATCAAGCTTTTTTCATAAATTTATATAAATTTAATCGAATTTAAGGACTTTTTTAAAAAATATGAACTTAAATAAAACTTAAATCATAATATAGATAAAACCATCTCTCGTTTGTTTTTTATATTTTTAAGTTCAACTAGCTTTAAATTTTGGAATTCCACCTCTTGAAATTCTTGAAAATTTAAAACATTTTTCTTGGCAATTTCCCTTAAAACAATGCCTCTATAGTGTTTTGCAAAGTGGCTTACAACCTTGCCATTTTTTATAAATTTAAGTGTCAAAAACTCTTTTTTAATGCTATAAAATTTATCATAAAATCCAGCACGCAAGTCTAAAATATCCTCGTGTTCAAGTGCCTCATCGAGCGACTTGCTAAAAGTTTCTTTGTAAAAATTTTCTATCTTTAGTTCGCTAAATTTTTCGCCTTGTTTAAACTTATAATCAGGAAGTGGAGTATCGGCTTTTAAAACTCCATATAAATTTGAAAAAATAAGAACATTTTCATCTATATATTTTTGTGAATTTAAATCCAAAGAGCGGTAATCAAGCGCTTTATAAGCTACGCCGTCGTATCTTAAAACAGCTTTTATGCCTAAATTTGACTTAAAGCTTTTTTTATAGTACTCCACGCTTTTTTCATCTTTTGTGCCAAAAAGTTTGCTAAGCTCTTCAAAAGATGCGCTTAATATGAAGTTTTCATAAGCGTTTAAAACAAATTCTCGTTTTTCTTTTAAAGATGGAAATATAAAATTATCTAAACTAAATTTAGCACTTGCGCTAACTTGGGATTTCATCTCGCTTGGCGAAAAAAGAATTTTCATAATCTGCCTTGTAGTTTTGAAATAAAATGTGTAAAAAGAGTGGTGCGCCCTAGAGAATTCGAATCTCTGACCTTTTGAACCGCAATCAAATGCTCTATCCAGCTGAGCTAAGGGCGCATAAATTTAAAAGAAACGAAATTGTACTAAAATTTAACTTAAAATTAGCAAAAGCACTAAAATTTAATAAAAAGATGACAAATTTAAGGTTTCGTAAATAAATTTATACTAATATAGCAAAACTATTATCTTACATAAAGGTGTTTAAGTGATACATAAAATTCTTATAGCAAATCGCGGCGAGATTGCGGTTAGGGTCATTAGAGCGTGCAGAGACTTGCACTTAAAAAGCGTGGCTATCTACACAAAACCAGATAAAGCTTCTCTTCATGTGCGTATAGCAGATGAAGCTTACGAGATAGGCGAACACCCAATGCACGGCTATCTTGATGCAAAACGCATAGTAGAAGTTGCTAAACACTGTGGAGCGGATGCGATTCATCCAGGATATGGTTTTTTAAGTGAAAACTATGAATTTGCCAAAGAGGTTGAAGATGCAGGGCTGATTTTCATAGGGCCAAAAGCCGATGTTATAAGAAAAATGGGTAACAAAAACATCGCTCGTTATCTTATGCGTAAAAATGGTATCCCAGTTGTTCCAGGAACTGAAACATTAAACAACGAAACACTAGAAACGATAAAAAGATACGCTAGCCAAATAGGCTATCCAGTTATCTTAAAAGCAAGCGGTGGTGGCGGCGGACGTGGAATTCGTGAAGTGCATAAAGAGGCTGATTTAGAGGGGCTTTTAGATGACTGTAAACGTGAAGCTAAAGCGTTTTTTAACAACGATGAAGTCTTTATGGAAAAACTTATCTTAAACCCAAGACACATCGAGTTTCAAATTTTAGGTGATAACTATGGAAATATCATACATCTGCTTGAGCGCGACTGCTCGATTCAAAGAAGACATCAAAAAATCATCGAAATAGCACCAAGTCCAACGATGAGTGAAAACTTACGTAAAACTATGGGCGTAACAGCGGTTGCTGCGGCAAAAGCGGTAAACTACACAAGTGTTGGAACGGTTGAGTTTTTACTAGATGATTATAATAATTTTTATTTTATGGAGATGAATACAAGAATTCAAGTCGAGCATGGAGTAACTGAAGAGATAACTGGAATTGATTTGATAGTGCGTCAAATTCGAATTGCAGCGGGCGAGATACTAGATATCGAGCAAAGTGATATAAAATCTCAAGGTTTTGCTATAGAAGCTCGTATAGTTGCAGAAGACGCGGCTAAAAACTTTACGCCAGCCCTTGGCAAGGTTACAGGATATTATCCAGCTTTAGGACCTTCAGTCAGGGTTGATAGTCACTTGTATAAAGACTACAACATACCTCCATTTTACGACTCGCTTTTAGCAAAGCTTATGGTTAGATCTACAAGCTATGATCTAGCGGTAAATAAGTTAGAAAGAGCGCTAGAAGAGTTTGCTATTGAAGGCATTTGCACGACGATACCGTTTCTTTTAGCTATTAGTAGAAGCCGTGAGTTTAGAAGAGGATTTTTTGATACATCTTATACCGATAGGCACTTGCCATATCTTAGAGAAGAGATGAAAAAATATAAAGATAAAGCTAATAAATTTAGCCAAGAAGATGACTTAAAAGCCGTTGTTATCGAGGCTATAAAGAGATTAAAAGAGGATAGGGCGAAAAATGAATGATTTTTTTGACAGCTTAAAAGATATCAAAAAAGATATGATAAAAGAGCAAAAAAAAGATGAGCCAAAACAAGTTAAAAAGACAAATCCAAACAGAGATGAGTTTAAAGATATATTTAAAGATGATGAATTTGATGTGGAAAAAGAGAGTGTAAAAGCTCGCCAAAAAAGGCTGCAAGATGAATTTAGCGAGTATGTAAAGCACACAAATATCAAAAAGATATGATGAACTTGATACCATTTTGCACTCTTGATACGACTTGCCCATATTTACCAGATAGAAAGAGTAGAACGGAGTATATCTACATCGAAGGATGTAACTTCGAGCTTAACTCAAAGCTGGTTAGATATGGGTTTAGGCGTTTTGGAAGATACTTTCAAAAACCAGTGTGTCAAGGGTGCGATAAGTGCGTAAGCGTGCGCGTAGATAGCTTTTCTTTTTTACCATCAAAAAGCCAAAGAAGAGTCATAAGAAAAAACGAAAACACACGCTGGTACTACTCTAGACCGCTTGTAGATGATGAGCATGTGGAGTTGTTTAAAAAATACCATAGGCATATGTATCATAAAAGGGACTGGAAATACTATGATATGGATCTTAAGAAATACTATGATTTATATGTTTTAGGGTATGGAAATTTTGGCAAGGAAATTTCATACTATAATGAAGCAGGCGAGCTTATATGCGTGGATTTAATCGACATACTTGAAGACGGTATCAGTTCGATTTACTGCTACTACGACCCGGAATACTCACACTTAAGTTTAGGTAAATTTTCTCTTTTAAAAGAGATAGAATTTATTAGAAAATCAGAACTAAGATGGGTTTATCTAGGCTATCATGTAGATGGTTGCCAAAGTTTAGAGTATAAAAAGGACTATCAACCGCAAGAAATTTTAACCGAATATGTTGGGTTTGATAAAGATGCGATTTGGAAGTAGGTGTGATAAATTAGTAAAATTGGGTATAAAAAATACCTAAAAGCTTTGATTTAAAATATATTCAAAGAAAACTAAGATAAAATATAATTTATGAAATTTAAAAAGGCTTATAAATGTTAAAAAACAAAACCATAGCTATAGTTGGGTTAGGATATGTAGGGCTTCCTCTTTTGCATGCATTTGCTAAAAAGTACAAAAATGTTATCGGTTATGATATAAACCAAACGCGAATAGATGAGCTAAAAAGTGGTTATGATAGAACTTTAGAATTAGATGATAAGAAAATAGATGAAATAAAAGACAACGTTCTTTACACAACTGATATAAAAGAGCTTAAAAGAGCGAACATCTATATAGTTACAGTTCCAACTCCAATAGATGATAAAAATAAGCCAGATTTAACACCTCTTATAATGTCTAGTAGGAGCATAGGTACAGTGCTTGATAAAGGCGATATAGTGATATATGAAAGCACTGTTTACCCTGGCGTTACGGAAGATGTTTGTGTGCCAGAACTAGAAAAAAGCTCAAATTTAAAGTTTAATAAAGACTTTTTTTGTGGATATTCGCCAGAACGTATAAATCCAGGAGATAAAGAACACACTGTAAGTAAAATTTTAAAAGTTACAAGCGGTAGTACGCCAGAAATCGCAGATGTCGTAGATGAACTTTATAAAAGTATTATAACTGCTGGTACTTTTAGAGCAAGCAGCATAAAAGTAGCAGAAGCTAGTAAAGTTATAGAAAACACGCAAAGAGACGTGCTTATAGCTCTTACAAATGAATTAGCGCTTATCTTTAACATGATGGGAATAGATACAAATGAAGTTATAGAAGCAGCTGGAACTAAGTGGAATTTTATAAAGTTAAAACCTGGGCTTGTAGGAGGACACTGTATAGGCGTAGATCCATACTATCTAACTTACCGCGCAGAAGAGCTTGGATATAAGCCAAATTTGATACTAAATGCAAGGCAGATAAACAACTCTATGGCAAAATATATAGCTGAGCAAACTATACGAACATTAATCGATAAAGATAAAAAAGTCAAAGGTTCAAATATCTTAGTTTTGGGTGTAACTTTTAAAGAAAATTGTACTGATTTGCGCAATACAAAGGTTGTTGATATCATAGAAGAGCTAAAAAGTTATGGCATAAATGTGGATGTGTATGATCCTTGGGTTGATCCAAAGGAAGAGAAGAAAAAATATAAACATGGTATTATAGAGAATCCTTTCAAAAAAGATAAAAAGTATGATGCTGCTATTTTAGCTGTTGCGCATGATGAATTTAAAAAACTAACTCAAAAAGATTATGAGAATGTTTTGGATAATGATATGATAATAATCGATGTAAAAGGCATAGCGCCAAATCCAACTTGGAAGCTGTAAATTAAATACATGGTTAAACTAGATTATAGTAAAATATAGAAATTTTATATGAAGAAAGAGCTATGATAGAACAAATTTTTCGCGAGTATGACATAAGAGGGCTTTTTGGTAAAGAGTTGGATGAAAGAAGTGTTAAAGCTATCGGATTAGCGCTTGGTGAGCATATAGCAAAATTTGGGCTAAAGAGCGTTAGTGTTGGATACGATGCAAGGCTGAGCGCAAATGAGCTTTTTACTTGGCTTAGCAGTGGCTTAAATTTAGCTGGGCTTAATGTATATGATATCGGCATGGCGCCGACTCCAGTTGGCTACTTTAGCGTATTTACTTATAAATTTGATGCAAATATCATGATAACAGGATCGCACAACCCAAAAGAATATAATGGTTTTAAAATCACCATAGGAACTGATAGTTTCTTTGGCGAGGATTTAAAAGCGCTTGGCAAAAAAGTGGCAAATTTGATGGATTGCAACGTAGAAATTCCTACAAATTCAGCTTGTGAAAAATATGATATTTTAAGCAATTATATAGAATTTTTCAAAAAGGAATTTGCTCATTTAAATGGCTATAATCTACCTTTTGTAATCGACTGTGCTAACGGTGCGGCGGGTATCACTGTGAGTAAAATTTGCAAAGAGTTAAATTTAAATGCAAAGATTTTATATCCAAATCCTGATGGAAATTTTCCAAACCACCATCCAGATCCATCTGAAGAGAAAAATTTAGTTGATTTGAAACATCAAATGAGTGAAAACAGGCTAAATTTAGGTTTTGGGTTTGATGGAGATGCAGATAGAATAGCGGTTTTAACTTCAAAAAGAAACATCAAAGGCGATGAGCTTGCCTGCCTTTTAGCGTTAAATATGACAAATCCACGAATTTTAGGCGAGGTAAAATGCTCTCAAGTGATGTACGATGAGATAGATAAAATCGGCAAAAGCTTCATGGGAAAAACTGGACATAGCAACATCAAAAAGGCGATGAAAGAGCTTGATATCGACCTTGCGGCTGAAGTGAGCGGGCATATATTTTTCAAAGAACGCTACTTTGGCTTTGATGATGCGGTTTATGCGATGATGAGAGTGCTTGAGCTTGTAAAACTCGGCTTTGACTTAGATGCTGAACTTGATAAGCTTCCTAAACTTTATAGCACTGATGAGATTAAAATCCACACTAGCGAAGAGATGAAATTTAAGATAATTGCGGCTTTAAAAAGCGAGATTATAAATGGCATAGATGGACTGCCGCCGATTCGAGATATCATCGATATAGACGGACTTAGAGTTAGGTTTGATGATGGTTGGGCGCTTGTTAGAGCGAGTAACACAACACCTGTTTTAGTAACTAGGTTTGAAGCTAGGAGCAATGAGTTTTTAAAGCTTTTACAAGATAGGTTTATGAAATTTGTGGATAATGTGAGAGAAAGAATTTGAAAAACGAACGCAAAAGTGGTGTAATATTATCATATGTTAATATTTTTTTAAATTTAATTGTTACGCTTTTTTACACTCCTTTTGTTTTGAGGATTTTAGGACAGAGTGAATTTGGACTTTTTTCTTTAGCTATGAGTATAATTGGCTATCTTGTTATACTTGATTTTGGTCTTGGAAATGCTATCATAGTTTTTACTTCTAAATACCGTGCTAGAGCGGAGTTTGATACTGAAAAAACACTTCATGGGACTGTTTTTACTATTTATATTATTATGAGTGTTTTTGCTATTTTAGCTGGGGTAACATTTTCGCTAAAAGTGGAGTATTTTTTTGGTAAATCTATGAGTATTGAAGAGCTAAATACAATTCGAATTTTGTTTTTAATACTCACTTTAAATATAGCAATAACTCTACCTATGAATATATACACAGCAATTTTAAATGCCTATGAAAAGTTTACTTTTTTAAAGGTTATTACTATTATACGAACACTTCTTATGCCTATAGTTATTTTGCCGCTACTTTTTTTAGGCTATAAATCTATAGTAATGGTAGCTTCAATAACAATTATTAATTTTATTTGTTTAGGACTAAATTTTTGGTATTATCGCAAAAATATTGGTTCTAAAATCAGTATCTTTAACTTTAAATTTGATATGTTAAAAATCGTTTGTTCATACTCTTTTTTTATATTTTTAACCATGGTTGTTGATCAGATAAATTGGCAAGCTGGAAATTTTATAATAGGTTCTTTTTTGGGCACGAAAGATGTAGCTATTTTTTCTATAGCTGTACTTATCAATACTTCTTTTATGATACTTTCAACCGCAGTTAGTGGAGTTATGCTACCAAAAATCTCAACTATGGTTTCGCAAGGAGTTTCAAATTCTATCCTAACAGATGAGATGATAAAGATAGGTCGATTGCAAAATTATATTATATTTTTTATATTAAGTACTTTTTTTATATTTGGGAGAGAATTTATTATCTTATGGGCTGGTAAAAGCTATGAAATGGCATATTTGACTACTATGATTATGATGATACCGCTTGCTATACCACTTATTCAAAATTTAGGTCTTAGTATACTTCAAGCTAAAAACAGATTTAAATTTAAGGCTATAACTACTTTAGTAGGGGCAATTTTTAATATCATCATAAGTATTATCTTGGTTCCAAAAATAGGAATAATAGGAGCTGCTTTGGGAACATGTTTCAATCTTTTTATTATAAATGGTATTATTATAAATATTTTTTATCATAAAAAAATTGGCTTAGATATGTATAAATTCTGGCTTAGTATTATAAGAATAATACTTCCTTTGGTGGTATTGGCTTTTATAATTTTTTGTTTATATACTAGTTATAAGACTTATAGCATTTTACATTTTATATCATTTACATTGCTATATGGATTATGCTACTTTACAGTTAGCTATAAATTTTGTATGAATGATTATGAAAAAGCTATTTTAAATTCTGCTTTTGTTAAAATAGGTGTTAAATTTAAGGGTGATAAATGAAACCAAATGTTATAGAAGCAGTAGTTAAAAAAGATAGATGTATAGGTTGTGGCGCTTGTGCTGGTCTATGTCCAGCATCTGTCTTGAAGATGAAATTTAACAGTAGTGGTATCTATGAACCTATGGAAATTCCGGGCTGTCTTGAAAAGTGTAAAATTTGTCTTGATGCTTGCCCATTTTTTGATAAAGAACTGGAAGAAAAAAATATATCACAAGAGTTATATGGTGATAATCCAAAAAACTTCAAAGAACTTGGAAATTTTATAAACACATATTCATTTTGCTTAAAAGAAAATAATGAAAGAATAAAAAGCGCAAGCGGTGGGGCGGGGTATTATATATTATCACAACTTTTATCTAAAGACGAAGTTGATAAAATAATAGCGGTTGAGCCGAACGAAGATCCTGAATATCTTTTTAAATTTGCTGTTTTTTCTAACAAAGAAGAGCTTAAAAACTCAAGGAGTTCAGCTTACTATCCTGTAACCATGGAAGAAGTTATAAAGTTTGTATTAAAAAACAATCATAGATATGCCATAGTGACTTTACCTTGTTTTGCTAAGGCATTGAGATTCGCACAAAAAACAAACTATAAATTAAGAAATAGGGTTAAATACATAATCGGCTTAGTATGTGGACAAATCAAAACTAAGCATTTTGCACAGACTCTAGGAAATTTGAGCTTTAAAGATGAAAAGGCTTTAAAAAAGGTAGATTTTCGCTTTAAAGTAGAAAATAGACCAAGCTCAAATTTTGCTTTTAAATTTACGTCTACCGACGACTGGTCGTCTACCGACGACAGAAAAACATCACCAAGTTTATTTTGGGGAAGTAGAGCGTTTACGCCTTTTGCCTGTAATAACTGTAATGATACTTTTGCGCTGTGCTGTGATGCTGTGCTAATGGATGCGTGGTTGCCTGAGTTTACTAAAGACTGGAGAGGGCATTCTTTGGTGATTACACGAGAGAAGACAATAGATGAAATATTTAAAAACAGTAGTGAAATTTGCGAAGTTTATGACTATAAAAGAGTTTATTTATCACAAAAACAAGTAGTAGAAAATAAACAAATGTTTTATTATAAAAAAGCTCATTTTTATGAAAAAAGACTATATGAAGCTAAGTTAAAAGTGCAAGAAAAAAGTAATAAAGATAAAGAAAAAATTCTATACACGATAGAAGAGTATGCAAAAGAGTTAAAAAGATACCAACTTTTTACATTGCCATACCGAGCCACAAGAAAAATATATAGAATAATTAGGAGTAAAATTTGAAGATAGCTGTTTTAACATTTCCTCTTCTTAACAATTATGGTGGAATCTTGCAAGCTTTTGCTATGATGAAAATGCTTAAAAATCTAGGACATGAGCCAATGCTTGTAAATTTAAAATTAAGAATAGATATAAAATTTAAAATAAAATATTTTATAAAAAGATATTTACTATGCTGTTTTAAAAAATATAGAAATCCGGTTGATTTTGCTCAAAATAAAAATATAAAAAAATTTATAAAAAATAATATTAATCCAAAAACAAAAAAAATTTATAATATTGATGAGCTATATGCATTATTCAATGAAAATAATTTTAATGCGTGTATTGTTGGTAGTGATCAAGTGTTTGCATTAATGGGAATTTATAATTTTACGGGTATATATAGCTTGTACTTCTTGCATGATAATATTATTAGAATAGCTTATGCTGCTTCTTTTGGCGGCGATACATATAGAGGAGATAAAACAAAAATTGATTTTTATAGTAAAAATCTAAAAAAATTTGAATTAATCTCTGTAAGAGAAAAAAGTGGAGTTGAAATTTGCAATAAAATTTTTGGTGTTGAGGCAACGCATGTATTAGACCCAACTATGATGATAAATAAAAACAATTATATAAAGCTTTTTAGGTACATTAAAGAAAGTAAAAGTGAGGGTAAAATTTTGGCCTATATATTAGATAAAAATGGTGTAAAAGATAATACTATAAAAAATATATCAAAAAATAAAAATTTATGTATATATGAGATAAATGATGGAAAAAGTACTGATAATACAGTATCTATAGAAGGATGGATTAAAGCTATATATGATGCAGAAATTGTTATAACAGATTCATTTCATGGATGCGTATTTTCGATAATTTTTAATAAACAATTTTATTGCTTTATAAATGAAGAGCGTGGAGCGGATAGATTTTATTCGCTTTTAGATATATTTAACTTAAGAAATAGAATAATTGACAATAGCACGAATTTTAATAATAATATAAATTACAATAATATAAATAAATTACTTCTAGATTTTATTGAAAAATCTAGAAGTATATTGAAGAAAAGTATATAAATTATGAAAATGGATATATCGTGAAAATTAACAAATATAAAAATTATATTTATTTTTTATTTTTATTATCACCTTTTGTAGATTCGTTATCTGGATATTTAATATTGAATAATTATTTGTCTGAAGGTTCTTTAGCTACACCATCTCAGATTTATCGAGCGCTCGTATCAATCTTTTCTTTTTTGATAATATTACATAGTAAAAAATATTTTCTTTATTTATTATTATTTTCTTTATATTTTTTATTATTAGAGACATTTATTTTTTTATTACACGGGTCAATATATACCTATTTGATTGGTTTAATTTATTCTTATAAAATTATTTATCTATTCCTTCTATTTTTTTCAATATATGTTTTATTAATAAAAAAATATATTAATTATAGTTTTTTATTAATAAATATCAATATTTGTATTGCTTTAACTTCTATAATATTAATAACATCTTTTGTTTTCAA
It encodes:
- a CDS encoding tyrosine-type recombinase/integrase, coding for MNEITPLTERSGWNIHPDRILSEFTLPLGYNGIYKERPVANLEIRIKKLKKKTKKYNKTFYLAKNGVFKVLGSFPDMNFKQAIEALNSIKTEAKNSSQMSLKSVFELYLKFKCAENSDKTVKKKKSQMLHFFNYYEKPIKSLSHSQIIEIFDRLYANKKHDTVKELFNLIRDVLKFAKIRKFIETNPIGDENWKDHYTLKKSDGHGYLDPQNLAHLKFVIDTIYNYKHNIVVREALIMGLCTALRSQNVRELRKEQIKKDENGNYYLSFEAVETKTKKQQKIGIPTALANWLLNRQNIDFKGLNLVFPATSASKTGILSENTLNLSLKEIKEKNIAVGGPFVFHSFRKIFSSYYREITSQNGDLVDDVGVEKVLFHEVGKIEKIYNKSQEINRTRKILTEWLEILNKIAGYDILGARR
- a CDS encoding YaaA family protein encodes the protein MKILFSPSEMKSQVSASAKFSLDNFIFPSLKEKREFVLNAYENFILSASFEELSKLFGTKDEKSVEYYKKSFKSNLGIKAVLRYDGVAYKALDYRSLDLNSQKYIDENVLIFSNLYGVLKADTPLPDYKFKQGEKFSELKIENFYKETFSKSLDEALEHEDILDLRAGFYDKFYSIKKEFLTLKFIKNGKVVSHFAKHYRGIVLREIAKKNVLNFQEFQEVEFQNLKLVELKNIKNKREMVLSIL
- a CDS encoding HU family DNA-binding protein is translated as MKKAEFIQLVAEKAGLSKKDTLKVVDATLDSIRESLVKGEIVSFIGFGSFAIAERAAREGKVPGTNKTYKSPATKVVKFRVGKQLKDAVSAKAKKPAKKK
- a CDS encoding arginyltransferase is translated as MNLIPFCTLDTTCPYLPDRKSRTEYIYIEGCNFELNSKLVRYGFRRFGRYFQKPVCQGCDKCVSVRVDSFSFLPSKSQRRVIRKNENTRWYYSRPLVDDEHVELFKKYHRHMYHKRDWKYYDMDLKKYYDLYVLGYGNFGKEISYYNEAGELICVDLIDILEDGISSIYCYYDPEYSHLSLGKFSLLKEIEFIRKSELRWVYLGYHVDGCQSLEYKKDYQPQEILTEYVGFDKDAIWK
- a CDS encoding acetyl-CoA carboxylase subunit A, translated to MIHKILIANRGEIAVRVIRACRDLHLKSVAIYTKPDKASLHVRIADEAYEIGEHPMHGYLDAKRIVEVAKHCGADAIHPGYGFLSENYEFAKEVEDAGLIFIGPKADVIRKMGNKNIARYLMRKNGIPVVPGTETLNNETLETIKRYASQIGYPVILKASGGGGGRGIREVHKEADLEGLLDDCKREAKAFFNNDEVFMEKLILNPRHIEFQILGDNYGNIIHLLERDCSIQRRHQKIIEIAPSPTMSENLRKTMGVTAVAAAKAVNYTSVGTVEFLLDDYNNFYFMEMNTRIQVEHGVTEEITGIDLIVRQIRIAAGEILDIEQSDIKSQGFAIEARIVAEDAAKNFTPALGKVTGYYPALGPSVRVDSHLYKDYNIPPFYDSLLAKLMVRSTSYDLAVNKLERALEEFAIEGICTTIPFLLAISRSREFRRGFFDTSYTDRHLPYLREEMKKYKDKANKFSQEDDLKAVVIEAIKRLKEDRAKNE
- a CDS encoding DMT family transporter — encoded protein: MFKNINIGVIYMLISALCFAVMGVFSKLLSQNLSSLEVVFFRNLIGVALIYISVVKSPLKSVGGKPFLLFLRGFIGFLALLAFFYNIANIPLANAMIFSQTSPIFTAMFAYIFLKERIGSIGWMAILVGFFGLILFVKPDIGFSKTDLLGIFSGLGGGLAYTSIRELKKYYDTRSIVLSFMIVGSAGPLFLMLLAEIYQNQSLDFMLSPFVMPTKFDILYIAGMGFFATIAQVYMTKSYGVSKAGIVAPVSYANIPFSMLFGWFLGDVFPDGIAFIGIFLIIFAGVLISKSK